Proteins from a genomic interval of Yarrowia lipolytica chromosome 1E, complete sequence:
- a CDS encoding uncharacterized protein (Compare to YALI0E34243g, similar to Saccharomyces cerevisiae YOR012W; ancestral locus Anc_7.105, similar to uniprot|O59806 Schizosaccharomyces pombe Hypothetical 28.3 kDa protein) — translation MRALPTYLYPPLSTYAIFQTSPKNLTQPHLLHLILTMSIRKLTVEDFEPAVKCITACFESDEVDRYLSHCDGRTEAEARKLDEEIFGYIIYAHLMNGLVITIGDFEGIACWMPPGKNMDDWWTILRSGMWRLNFKFGAEGRARYFNEFLPLLNETKARILGPERDQNSWYLVYLGTLPTARGKGYSRKLVEYVTAMADADFLYCYLESSAFENRAIYERFGFTYKDTIHLKRSEEPIPLEIMVREPNPIIPERALRKPAIKADSPKLQVQHVEDMVEQRSMATAAKI, via the coding sequence ATGAGAGCCCTGCCTACTTACTTATATCCTCCACTTTCGACCTACGCGATCTTCCAAACCTCCCCTAAGAACCTCACCCAACCCCATTTGCTTCACCTAATCCTCACCATGTCAATCAGAAAACTTACAGTTGAAGACTTTGAACCTGCCGTTAAATGCATCACAGCCTGCTTTGAGTCCGATGAGGTCGACCGGTATCTGTCGCATTGTGACGGCCGTACAGAGGCCGAGGCCCGCAAACTCGATGAAGAAATCTTCGGATATATCATATACGCCCATCTGATGAACGGACTGGTCATCACCATTGGCGACTTTGAAGGTATTGCCTGTTGGATGCCCCCCGGAAAGAACATGGACGACTGGTGGACCATTTTGCGAAGTGGTATGTGGCGTCTCAACTTCAAGTTTGGCGCCGAGGGCCGAGCCCGATACTTCAACGAATTCCTGCCCTTGCtcaacgagaccaaggCCCGGATTTTGGGCCCCGAACGAGACCAGAACTCGTGGTACCTGGTGTACCTTGGAACGTTACCTACTGCTCGAGGCAAGGGCTACTCTCGAAAGCTCGTCGAGTACGTTACCGCCATGGCTGACGCTGACTTCCTCTACTGCTATCTCGAGTCTTCTGCCTTTGAGAACCGGGCCATCTACGAACGATTTGGATTCACATACAAGGATACCATCCACCTGAAACGAAGTGAGGAGCCTATCCCTCTGGAGATTATGGTGCGAGAACCCAACCCCATCATTCCGGAGCGGGCTCTGCGAAAACCTGCCATCAAGGCCGACTCTCCCAAGCTCCAGGTCCAGCACGTGGAGGACATGGTAGAGCAGCGCAGTATGGCCACTGCTGCCAAGATCTAG
- a CDS encoding uncharacterized protein (Compare to YALI0E34265g, similar to uniprot|P06115 Saccharomyces cerevisiae YGR088w CTT1 catalase T cytosolic P2.391.f2.1) encodes MSKELYANSKDDAVYSYSFGVPYPHHPYSSQRAGPTGPLLLQDTYLIDALAHFDRERIPERVVHANGGGAHGYFEVTDDISDITYAEPFQKIGYKCPTTVRFSTVGGERGSPDTARDPRGFAVKHKTDWGNWDMVGLNSPVFFIRDPVKFIHVNHSQKRDPQTNLTAGDDASNYWNYLVQNPESLHQVVYMFGDRGTPNGWRHMNCFSTHTYKMINKEGKLTYVQFHYKSDQGVKNFTGPEAAEMAGKSPDHDQKDLFFAIDNGDYPSWTVSLQTMTPEQAEEWEYSILDMTKTWPYDKFPLRKVGKLVLNKNAENFFEEIEQAAFSPSNLIHGIEASDDPVLQARLFSYPDTARHRLGPNFNQLPVNQARTFQKGSGCPFMAGNFQRDGNMAIHNQGNRPNYLSTIRPIQSVSVPNEDFKNTHDYCGVVTKEMEDESFKVQAEAAKKHNEKIWESSSYLYLSGFQESDAAQPRDLYERVYDDAAKQRMIDNVVDHASTIKQHGLKEQVAKYFGRISDDLGKKIAEGLGVPY; translated from the coding sequence ATGTCCAAAGAACTCTACgccaactccaaggacgacgCTGTCTACTCCTACTCCTTTGGAGTTCCTTACCCCCACCATCCCTACTCATCTCAGCGGGCCGGCCCTACCGGccctctgctgctccaggaCACCTATCTGATTGACGCTCTGGCCCATTTCGACCGAGAGCGAATCCCCGAGCGAGTCGTCCATGCcaacggaggaggagcccatGGCTACTTTGAGGTGACCGATGACATCTCCGACATCACATACGCCGAGCCCTTCCAGAAGATTGGCTACAAATGCCCCACCACCGTGCGATTTTCTACCGTTGGTGGTGAGCGAGGCTCTCCCGACACTGCTCGAGACCCCCGAGGTTTCGCTGTCAAGCACAAGACCGACTGGGGTAACTGGGACATGGTTGGTCTCAACTCTCCTGTTTTCTTCATTCGAGATCCTGTCAAGTTCATCCATGTCAACCACTCTCAGAAGCGAGACCCCCAGACCAACCTGACTGCCGGAGATGATGCCTCTAACTACTGGAACTATCTGGTCCAGAACCCCGAGTCTCTGCATCAGGTGGTGTACATGTTTGGAGACCGAGGTACCCCCAATGGATGGCGACACATGAACTGCTTCTCCACTCATACTTACAAGAtgatcaacaaggagggcAAGCTGACCTACGTCCAGTTCCACTACAAGTCCGACCAGGGAGTCAAGAACTTCACCGGACccgaggctgctgagatgGCTGGAAAGAGCCCGGACCACGACCAGAAGGATCTCTTCTTTGCCATCGATAACGGAGACTACCCCTCCTGGACCGTTTCCCTTCAGACCATGACTCCCGAGCAGGCCGAGGAATGGGAATACTCCATTCTGGATATGACCAAGACCTGGCCCTATGACAAGTTCCCTCTGCGAAAGGTCGGAAAGCTggtgctcaacaagaacgcCGAGAACTTctttgaggagattgagcaggCCGCCTTCTCTCCCTCCAACCTGATCCACGGTATCGAAGCCTCTGATGATCCTGTTCTCCAGGCCCGACTCTTCTCTTACCCCGATACTGCTCGACATCGACTGGGTCCCAACTTCAACCAGCTGCCTGTCAACCAGGCCCGAACCTTCCAAAAGGGATCTGGCTGCCCATTCATGGCCGGAAACTTCCAGCGAGACGGAAACATGGCCATCCACAACCAGGGCAACCGACCCAACTACCTGTCGACGATCCGACCCATCCAGTCCGTGTCCGTACCCAACGAGGACTTCAAGAACACTCACGATTACTGCGGAGTggtcaccaaggagatggaggacgaATCCTTCAAGGTCCaggccgaggctgccaagaagcacaACGAGAAGATCTGGGAGAGCTCGTCAtacctgtacttgtctGGTTTCCAGGAGAGCGATGCAGCCCAACCCCGAGACCTGTACGAGAGAGTGTACGACGATGCTGCCAAGCAGCGAATGATTGACAACGTTGTTGACCATGCCTCCACCATCAAGCAGCACggtctcaaggagcaggtCGCCAAGTACTTTGGCCGAATCAGCGACGATCTTGGCAAGAAGATCGCCGAGGGTCTTGGTGTTCCTTACTAA
- a CDS encoding ribosome biogenesis protein NIP7 (Compare to YALI0E34287g, similar to Saccharomyces cerevisiae NIP7 (YPL211W); ancestral locus Anc_6.225, uniprot|Q6H9R8 Yarrowia lipolytica Putative Nip7 protein highly similar to uniprot|Q08962 Saccharomyces cerevisiae YPL211w NIP7 required for efficient 60S ribosome subunit biogenesis), which translates to MRPLTEEETKTVFEKLANYVGRNISHFINNEDPHVFRLQKDRVYYVEEKIAKYATCVSRAQLFSVGTCLGKFTKTGKFRLHITALPLLAAHARHKIWIKPNGEMPFLYGNHVLKAHIGKMSDDIPEHAGVIVYSMSDSPLGFGVSAKSSLEVRRLDPTGMVAFRQGDVGEYLREEDTLFA; encoded by the coding sequence ATGAGACCTCTGACCGAAGAAGAAACGAAAACCGTGTTCGAGAAGCTCGCCAACTACGTTGGACGAAACATCTCGCACTTCATCAATAACGAAGACCCTCACGTGTTCCGGCTCCAGAAGGACCGAGTCTACTAcgttgaggagaagattgccAAGTATGCCACCTGTGTGTCTCGAGCCCAGCTCTTCTCCGTTGGCACCTGTCTCGGCAAGTTCACCAAGACCGGCAAGTTCCGACTTCATATCACCGCTCTTCCTCTCCTCGCTGCACATGCTCGACACAAGATCTGGATCAAGCCTAACGGAGAGATGCCCTTCCTCTATGGTAACCACGTTCTCAAGGCCCACATCGGTAAGATGAGCGACGACATTCCCGAGCATGCCGGAGTCATTGTCTACTCCATGAGCGATTCTCCTCTGGGCTTTGGCGTCAGTGCAAAGTCTTCTCTGGAGGTCCGACGTCTGGACCCCACTGGTATGGTTGCTTTCCGACAGGGAGATGTCGGCGAGTACCTGCGAGAGGAGGACACTCTTTTCGCCTAA
- a CDS encoding uncharacterized protein (Compare to YALI0E34309g, similar to Saccharomyces cerevisiae SRP72 (YPL210C); ancestral locus Anc_6.224, uniprot|Q6H9R9 Yarrowia lipolytica weakly similar to uniprot|P38688 Saccharomyces cerevisiae YPL210c SRP72 signal recognition particle protein singleton) encodes MDLTTLIDKLNVSSAASAHDQAYSFACQAEKYDPKDLNIQRHKLVALIHLEKFDEAEQVLQDKGTTGLEFEAAYIYYRQGKHAELAKVLETAQKDTRLIHIAAQAAYKEEDFDRAYELTQELLGTGIDELDLLVNESAIVAQQALHRQGVFPLTMTSTAKSSHDFLFNRAIAELSEGRYDSALDLLSQAQVACSEADMPAEEIDTVKIQAAYIHQLKGDTAEAKRILDSVAESGSHLSGLTDLVAANNAVTLSPDITFNPNVALRKLQDHGLGLSSTAKGPTAPNGPAIQAQRKVFALNRLILEGSAGKDTSKLAKKLTRTYPGLVSAQVVAATNGNSDLEDLIETLRKRDPKCTNIGSVLAIAQAYVLTGRLQAAYDALTTYINSLPENLAPYPGLIAATSSIARLMGKKKLALKLIEKANTQWQKNSAPYSASLAYALSLLESNKPSNQKKAKNLLLKLVEKKPRDEIPRIALSGALGTQEVLTREIPDLISGVDVDNLEEVGVIIPQSKKRSAEVSTKTSKKRKTKIPANADPAVTPDPERWLAKRDRSTYKPKKVKGKKVQNTQGGAVDDSLELGSNTAEKTTVVKSKAKGKKKKGKK; translated from the coding sequence ATGGATCTCACGACTCTGATCGACAAGCTGAACGTGAGCAGTGCCGCCTCGGCCCACGACCAGGCGTACTCGTTCGCGTGCCAGGCCGAAAAATATGACCCCAAGGACCTCAACATCCAGCGACACAAGCTGGTGGCTCTGATCCATCTGGAAAAGTTTGACGAGGCCGAGCAGGTTCTCCAGGACAAGGGAACCACTGGCCTGGAATTTGAGGCCGCCTACATCTACTATCGCCAGGGCAAGCACGCTGAGCTcgccaaggtgctggagacgGCCCAGAAGGATACACGGCTGATCCACATTGCTGCGCAGGCTGCgtacaaggaggaggactttGACCGAGCCTACGAGCTCACacaggagctgctgggcaCCGGAATAGACGAGCTGGATCTGCTTGTCAATGAGTCCGCCATCGTTGCCCAACAGGCGCTGCACAGACAGGGAGTGTTCCCCCTGACCATGACATCCACAGCCAAGTCGTCACACGACTTCCTCTTCAACCGGGCCATCGCCGAGCTCAGTGAGGGCCGGTATGACTCAGCGCTCGATCTACTGTCGCAGGCCCAGGTCGCGTGCTCCGAGGCAGACATGCCCGcggaggagattgacacCGTCAAGATCCAGGCTGCATACATTCACCAACTCAAGGGCGACACTGCTGAGGCCAAGCGAATCCTAGACTCTGTTGCCGAGTCCGGCTCGCATCTCAGTGGTCTGACCGATCTCGTTGCCGCCAACAATGCCGTCACGCTGTCTCCCGATATCACTTTCAACCCCAACGTGGCTCTGCGAAAGCTGCAAGACCACGGCCTGGGTCTGTCTTCCACCGCCAAGGGCCCCACTGCCCCCAACGGACCCGCCATCCAGGCCCAGCGAAAGGTGTTTGCCCTCAACCGGCTGATTCTAGAGGGATCAGCTGGCAAGGACACTTCTAAGCTGGCTAAGAAGCTCACCCGAACCTACCCTGGTCTCGTGTCTGCCCAGGTGGTTGCTGCTACCAACGGAAACAGCGATCTCGAGGACCTCATAGAAACTCTGCGAAAGCGGGACCCCAAGTGCACCAACATTGGCTCTGTTCTTGCCATTGCACAGGCCTACGTTCTGACGGGTCGTCTGCAGGCAGCCTACGACGCTCTGACCACCTACATCAACTCCCTACCCGAAAACCTGGCTCCCTACCCTGGTCTGATTGCAGCTACGTCGTCCATCGCGCGTCTCATGGGTAAGAAAAAGCTGGCTCTCAAGCTCATCGAGAAGGCCAACACCCAATGGCAGAAGAACAGCGCCCCCTACTCTGCCTCCCTGGCATACGCTCTGTCGCTGCTCGAGAGCAATAAGCCCTCcaaccagaagaaggccaagaacctGCTActcaagctggtggagaagaagccccGAGACGAGATTCCCCGAATCGCTCTGTCTGGAGCTCTGGGCACCCAGGAGGTTCTTACCCGAGAGATTCCTGATCTCATTTCTGGTGTCGATGTAGACAACCTCGAGGAGGTCGGCGTCATTATCCCCCAGTCTAAGAAGCGATCTGCCGAGGTGTCTACTAAGACTtccaagaagcgaaagacCAAGATTCCTGCCAACGCCGACCCTGCCGTGACCCCCGACCCTGAGCGATGGCTCGCCAAGCGAGACAGATCCACctacaagcccaagaaggtcaagggAAAGAAGGTGCAGAACACTCAGGGAGGAGCTGTGGACGACTCGCTGGAGCTGGGAAGCAACACTGCCGAGAAGACCACTGTGGTCAAAtccaaggccaagggcaagaagaagaagggaaaGAAATAA
- a CDS encoding uncharacterized protein (Compare to YALI0E34331g, weakly similar to uniprot|Q06325 Saccharomyces cerevisiae YDR349C, similar to Saccharomyces cerevisiae YPS7 (YDR349C); ancestral locus Anc_5.401), translating into MKPLLLLLLPLLVAASVHFDMSVRQPNAWDLGEVWEPQAVDPDMYFPDSEEDFLDDYNVTRAVSSPQRQLKKRVVTDEGSVTVFDYYVGIKLHAPGAGGHALEVPVLISEPHTWFFGSENGNNSQSLVYNGTAGRNLTDVFGHQMISDNVDDWTLFADYWTDEVTFGPEIGPKDFVFGRSTPMNPAMHPGLGLGPAHTESIMINGSEFSTSFLSGLMNGGYIERRQFSMYLGGNSTKSKPNIIFGGVDANMVRGNWSTFPILHEANATSRSQERFFIAMTGLSLTRQDNTVDSVGMSGDAAVLLDPQFALSYIPGDAMVNLAVMLGAVFFDGLGGWICDCRLRDVGAFINIQLSNITFSMSVYDVLMPLTDGFGKAVNFTGGGEACAVTFSTSEFTGYNVLGFNFLQNLYTSFDVDSKEVSIAKLRKGALQSPSYEPNIIPLRGPLARHMNATTIIQPDIEYTYGIPQFNTTKYPTAGGDRMTRVVLSDPTGVVTYEGITVPGSSGSQSRIPLDSEPFTIQVSASPTSSKPGALIQLYGTPISGSQTIFKDAPATGVSTSRPPQIPPTGMGAPRSAGERVALGMGVMSLALGLAVCM; encoded by the coding sequence ATGAaaccgctgctgctgctgctgctgccgctgttGGTAGCGGCCTCGGTCCATTTCGATATGAGTGTGCGCCAACCCAACGCCTGGGACCTGGGAGAGGTCTGGGAACCCCAGGCGGTGGACCCAGATATGTACTTTCCGGAttccgaggaggacttTTTAGACGACTACAATGTGACACGGGCGGTGTCCTCGCCGCAACGACAGCTGAAAAAACGTGTGGTGACAGACGAAGGGTCCGTGACGGTATTTGACTACTACGTCGGTATCAAACTGCATGCTCCAGGAGCCGGTGGTCACGCTCTGGAGGTGCCTGTTCTCATATCGGAACCACACACCTGGTTCTTTGGCAGCGAAAATGGAAACAACTCTCAAAGCCTGGTGTACAACGGAACCGCCGGACGAAATCTGACTGATGTATTTGGTCATCAGATGATAAGCGACAATGTGGACGACTGGACGCTGTTTGCAGACTACTGGACAGACGAGGTGACATTTGGACCCGAAATCGGACCCAAGGACTTTGTGTTTGGACGAAGTACGCCCATGAACCCCGCTATGCACCCTGGACTTGGCCTGGGCCCTGCACACACTGAAAGTATCATGATAAACGGCTCAGAATTCTCAACCTCATTTTTGAGTGGTCTCATGAACGGAGGGTACATTGAGAGAAGACAGTTCTCCATGTATCTGGGAGGTAATTCCACGAAATCAAAGCCCAACATCATTTTCGGGGGAGTGGACGCCAACATGGTGCGTGGAAATTGGAGCACGTTTCCCATTTTGCATGAAGCCAATGCAACGTCACGCTCACAGGAGAGATTTTTCATTGCCATGACAGGTCTGTCTCTCACGCGCCAGGATAATACAGTCGACAGTGTCGGCATGTCAGGTGACGCTGCTGTTCTGCTTGATCCACAGTTCGCATTGTCTTACATTCCCGGCGACGCTATGGTGAACCTGGCTGTCATGTTGGGAGCTGTATTTTTCGACGGATTGGGGGGATGGATTTGTGACTGTCGACTGCGAGATGTCGGCGCATTCATTAACATTCAGCTGAGTAACatcaccttctccatgtCTGTATACGATGTGCTGATGCCGCTCACAGACGGGTTTGGTAAGGCTGTGAATTTTACAGGGGGAGGAGAGGCTTGTGCAGTCACGTTTTCAACGTCGGAATTCACAGGATATAATGTTCTGGGATTCAACTTTCTCCAGAACCTATACACCTCATTTGATGTGGACTCCAAGGAGGTGTCTATTGCAAAACTCAGAAAGGGAGCTCTGCAGTCTCCTTCGTACGAGCCAAACATTATTCCACTGAGAGGACCTCTCGCCAGGCATATGAATGCCACTACCATCATCCAGCCTGACATTGAATACACTTACGGCATCCCACAATTCAACACCACAAAATACCCCACAGCCGGAGGAGATCGAATGACACGAGTAGTGTTATCGGACCCCACAGGAGTTGTTACATACGAAGGAATCACTGTTCCAGGTAGTTCAGGCAGCCAGAGCAGGATTCCGTTGGACTCAGAGCCATTCACGATCCAGGTCAGTGCCTCCCCGACATCTTCAAAGCCTGGAGCCCTGATCCAGTTGTATGGAACGCCGATTTCGGGTTCTCAGACTATTTTCAAAGACGCTCCAGCCACTGGAGTCAGTACTTCCAGACCACCTCAAATCCCTCCAACAGGGATGGGAGCTCCTCGGTCTGCAGGAGAGCGGGTAGCATTGGGTATGGGGGTGATGTCGCTGGCTCTAGGCCTTGCGGTATGCATGTaa